Within the Bos indicus x Bos taurus breed Angus x Brahman F1 hybrid chromosome 17, Bos_hybrid_MaternalHap_v2.0, whole genome shotgun sequence genome, the region CACACTCCCCACTTGACCATGTTGTCCTTCTCCGGCAGGTGGGCATCAACTACCAGCCCCCCACGGTGGTCCCGGGGGGAGACCTGGCCAAGGTGCAGCGGGCCGTGTGCATGCTGAGCAACACCACGGCCATCGCCGAGGCCTGGGCCCGCCTGGACCACAAGTTCGACCTCATGTACGCCAAGCGCGCCTTCGTGCACTGGTACGTGGGGGAGGGCATGGAGGAGGGCGAGTTCTCGGAGGCCCGGGAAGACCTGGCGGCGCTGGAGAAGGATTACGAGGAAGTGGGCGTGGACTCGGTGGAGGCGGAGGCCGAGGAAGGGGAGGAGTACTGAAGGGGCGCGGCCGCAGCCCCGCACCCGGCCCCCCGACGGCCGTCACAGACGTGCTTCCCTATTAAAGTTTTTGTGTTGAGCATCATCTGTGTGTATTGCTTTGGGCCCAATCCCCGGCCAGATACCTGCCTTTCCAAGTGAGCTTAGGGGAGAGCCGTCTTCCTCCCCGACGGCAGTGTTGCGGCAAGGCCGCACGTCTGTCTGCCTGCCTCATCTGGCGCGTTAACCCGGGAAGGGGCGGGGGCGGTACGGGGACGCGCGGTCCTCCTACACACGCCGGGTCAGCGAGCTCCTCGGGGCAGCAAGCGGACCCGAGCGGGTCTTCGGATCGGGGCCCGCATCGTGCGCCCCGGAGGAGCGGCGCTAGTCTCCCCTGGCCCAGGGCAAACCCCTCTCTCGGGGGACGCGTGCGTGCCGGCTCTGACGACACCACCCCGATCCCGGCGGCCTGGTCGAGGCCCGCGGCTCCTTCCCGCCGCTTCCGGGACCCGCCCCTCAGCGAGCAACGAGCGCTTCCGCGTCTCTATGGTACCGACTTCCGCGGCTAGCAAACCTCGCGAGACCTCGGCGGCGCCGCAATGGCGAGACCGTGAGTGCCGCAGACAGGAGTCGGAAGAGCGGGCTGGGGCTGGACTCGGCGAGGTCGCGCGGGCGAGACTCGCCAGGCCGGGGCCGCCGGAGCGGGGTGGCGGCCTGGACCCCGGCCGCCGCCGAGACCGAGCTCCCGCCTCTGCCCCAGATGCCGCGTCACTGCTCCGCCGCCGGCTGCTGCACACGGGACACGCGCGAGACGCGCAACCGCGGCATCTCCTTCCACAGGTCAGCGCGCCGGCTCGCGGACAGCCCCTTGCGCATGCGCCCGTCCCGCCGCCGCGCACGCGCTTTCGCACCGGGGGCGGGGCTCGGGGGGGCCCGGAGCGGGCGGGGGCGGCCCGCAGCCTCAGCCGCAGGCGGCGTTTGCGCTGCGCGATGGTGCCCGGCGGACCTCTACCTCTCCGGGGGCCTCGGCTCCCTGGTCTGCGCGCGGGAAGGGTTCGCCGGAGGTCCGCGGGCGGTATGAGCCGGGCCGCGCCTTCCCATCGCGCTCACGGGCCTTCGGCTCCTCAGGCTTCCCAAGAAGGACAACCCGAGGCGGGGTTTGTGGCTGGCCAACTGCCAGCGCCTGGACCCCAGCGGGCAGGGCCTGTGGGACCCGGCGTCCGagtacatctacttctgctccaaGCACTTCGAGGAGAACTGCTTTGAGCTGGTGGGAATAAGGTGAGCCTCATGACAGCCGGCGGTCGGGAGGGCGTGGACACGGGGTGGGTGGCCGGTGGGGAGGGCCCCGGAGTAGCAGCCCTGGTGCTTCCTACCTCGTAACCTCACCTTCCGCTCCAGACGGACCTGAGCAGCGAGACTGTAGCCCCACTCCTGCCGCACTGGCCACGGCCGGAGCGCGCTCCCTGCAACCCCAGCCCTCCCAGCAAAGGCGCGGAAGAAATCCGTCCTTCTGTCTGCTTCTCCGGTGCTGGTGGGGCCCTTAACTTGGGAAATTCCCAGAACTCATTGTCGGCACGATGCCTCCCACTTCCCACGGAGCCAGGGTGGCAGCCTGCTCTGCGACTTGCAGtgtggcagggctgtgctccGTCTCACCCAGACCACTTTCCCTGCAGTGGCTATCACAGGCTGAAGGAGGGAGCGGTTCCCACCATATTTGAGTCTTTCTCGAAGTTGCGCCGGACCAGGACCAAGGGGCACGGTTACCCGCCCGGCCCCCCAGACGTCAGCCGGCTGCGGCGATGCAGGAAGCGGTACGTGCTGTCCCACTGCGTATAGCCCCGAGGGCCCAGCCTTCAGGGTGCTGGCCAGCAGCCTTCCTGGGCGGGGCTGGGAGCCTGTGGAGTGGCTTCAGGGATGGGGGTTAGGGGAGCTGTGAAGTGGGTCAGGGCACCCTGCGCCTGGCCCGGCGtgtcagtctgtctgtctcttcCCAGCTGCTCTGAGGGCCGAGGGCCCACCACTCCGTTTTCCCCGCCTCCACCTGCCGACCTCACCTGCTTTCCTGTGGAAGAGGCCTCGGCACCTGCTGCTTTGTCTGCCTCCCCAGCCGGGAGGCTGGAGCCTGGCCTCAGCAGCCCCTTCTCCGACCTCCTGGGGCCCCTGGGCGCCCAGGCAGATGAAGCGGGCTGCAGCGCCCAGCCCTCCCCGGAGCGCCAGCCATCCCCCTTGGAGCCGAGGCCTGTCTCGCCCTCGGCCTACATGCTGCGCCTCCCGCCGCCCGCCGGCGCCTACATCCAGAACGAGCACAGCTACCAGGTGGGCAGCGCCCTGCTCTGGAAGCGGCGGGCCGAGGCCGCCCTCGACGCCCTGGACAAGGCCCAGCGCCAGCTACAGGCCTGCAAGCGGCGGGAGCAGCGGCTGCGGCTGCGGCTGACCAAGCTGCAGCAGGAGCGGGCGCGGGAGAAGCGGGCCCAGGCCGACGCCCGGCAGACCCTGAAGGAGCATGTGCAGGACTTTGCCATGCAGCTGAGCAGCAGCATGGCCTGAGGGGCCCGTCCAGCAGCACTTGGCCTGCGGATCCACCTGGAGAGGGAGCTGCCCCTAGCTGTGTCCGCCACAATAAAGGGGATCCCAGAAAGCCCTGCTCTCTGGCTCAGCTGAGGGCTGGGGCCCCGCCCCCTGGGTACCATGTCCATCTCCCCTGACTGGCTGTAGCCCCCAGAGGGCTCGGCCCTGCAGTCACGGTGATTCCCAAGCCCCCAGGCCGGCGAGGTCCACCTCTCTCAGGCCATTGCTGAACTTGCTGTCTCCAGGTGACACCCCTAGACTAAGGCTGTCCACCCACCCACCACACCCAGGGCTTGTCAGTCAGGCCGGAGGTGTGGCAGGCCCTGTGTTTATCCTGGGGGCACAACCCGAGGCAGGAAACAAGCTTTAAGGCTCAGAAGACAGTTTCCCCCACAAGTGGCTTCCTGGCAGCCTGAGCACAAGAGCTGTTGTTCCCACAAGGGAGGCAGAGTGGTGCCTCACCCACTGGGATGGCCGCAGGACAGAGGATGGGGCGGCCCGGCCCTTCCCAGGCAGGAGCCTCCAGGCAGCCCAAGAGTCAGGCAGCCAGCAAGGGACCGGGAGAGGCCCGAGGCCGGCCTTCATTCCTCCCCGCAGCCCTCCGTGGGGTGGTGAGTGAACAGAGAGCCACGCAAGGCTGGTGTGTCCTGAGCCCTCGGGCCGCCTGGCCTAGCCTGGCCTTGGGAGGACTGTGCGACGAGCTGTGGGTGCAGGTAGCGTTGCTGTGGCTTTAATGGAGGCAAGCCTATTGACAATAAATAGGGGGACAAGCGGGGACCTGGCACGTCTCTGACTTCCGGGACACCCAGGGCCCCGACGTGCACCTGCGCCGGGGGGCCTGGCTGTCCGGAGATGCTGACCCCTCCGGCTGGGAGCTGAGCTCAGAGCCCTTCCCGCCTCACAATTCATCCGGAGTTGGACTCCACCTGCCCAAGCTCTGGGTGGCAGGACAGGACCCTTACACCGACCTTGATGAGGGTTGGGGGTTGCTGTACGGCCCACATCAAGGCGTCTTGGCAACGTGACCCATGGCTTGGCAGGAGGCACAAGCCATGCTGGGTCCCTGCAAGACGGTAGGGGACCCAAAGCCAGTTCCCTGACAGGCTCCTTGCCCCTCTGGGCCCTGGCCAGGCCCTTCCTCCTGTGGAGTCCTCACCATTGAGGCCTGGCATCCCACCCTGGGAGAGGCTGCAAGCCAGAGACCTGCTTCACTGTCCGTTTCCTGGGGGACGTGTATCCTCAGCAATGAGATGGGGGGTTTGGGACACCCCCGTGTCCACTCAGCTCCCTTCGGGAGGCTCTGGACACTGGACCCCTAAGCTGCAGGCCCAAGTGTGACCGGCACGGTCTGCAGCGGGCAGGGCAGCATCATTTGGGCCCTCATATGTCGGCCCCCAGCTCTGCACACTGCTTGTCTGAGATGTGGGAGGCCAGCGAATCGATGATGtccagcagcagctgctggcTCAGCGAGCGCAGCGTGGGCAGCTTGGAAACCTGCGGAGGCAACCAGAGGCCAGAGGATAGAACCAGGTTCTCCCTTCTGCCCCGGGCCAGGCAACCGCGGTCTtctggggggcggggagcggcCAGCGGGTGGACCTCTCCGTCTGGTTACCCCAAGTGCCCACTGCTTCAGGGGGCCAGCCTCCAGCCCCCTGCACCCCACCCAGGCCTGGCTACCGACGGGAGTGCGCCCTGCAGGCAGGGCGGAGCCCTGACCTTGGTGAACTGGTGCACGATGATGTGCAGGCAGTGCCGCTTCATGTCCAGGGCCTGCGTCTTGTCCGCCGCCTCCAGGATCTGCAACAGCGGGCTCCCTGAGGCGCTGCCCcggccgcccgccccgcccccgcccggacGCGGAGGGCCAGGGCCACACCTGTAGCACGTTCTGCACCGTCACGTTCATCTCCAGGTTCTGCTTGCAGTAGGCCTGCAGCCGGTTGTTGTAGAAGCCGTAGTAGTAGGGCGCCGAGAACAGGTAGCTGGGGGCTGGTTAAGGAGCCGCCGGCCAAGCGAGCCTGCCTCCCCTCCACCCTGAGCCTGGGCTGCCCCGCCTCAGCGCAGGAGGGGCCTGCCCACCACCAGGACGCGGGGCTCCCATCCAGGCAGGGCAGACCTGCCCTCTGCCTGGGCTCTGAACCACTTGGGGGTCCGGGGCCCAATTCAGGATCCAAAGAACACCCGAGGCTCCTCTCCCAAGGAAAGTCCCCCACGCACCTGCAGACCCATCCTCGCCCTCCCCTGCACCGACCAGCACGGAGCAGACATGGCTGGGAGCCACGTGTCCTCGAAGCCCCCCATCCCTCCTGGCTGCAGACCCCTCTGAGCTGGACCGACTGCTCCAGAGAGCTCAGGGGAGACGGGGCCACCAAGAATCCTTGGGAAACCGCCCAGCCCCTGGCTGGCGGGGTCCAAGGCTGCCGGGCGTGGCCGGAAGCCCTGAGGCTAGGATGCAGGGAGTCCTCGGGCGGCATGTTGACCTCGCCATAGTAGATGTAGCGCAGCATGGACTCGAAGGCCTGCCTGCTGGGCACCATCTCCCCAATGGAGATGTTCACCTGGCCGTCCTCGGGCATGAAGGACCGGAACATGGCCTCGAAGTAGCTGCGGGCGGCAGGCAGCCTCAGCAAGGCAGCCAGCGCCCGACCCGAGCCCACGCGCCACACCCCACCCACCTGGAGCGGGCGGCCAGGATGGCCTTGTGGGCTGGCCGCGGGTGCCCGTCCAGCAGGAGGGTGATGTCGCAGAACTCCGCGCCCGCGCCCTCCAAGTATGCCTTCATGTCCTGGATCAGAGACGTGCCTGGGGGCGTAGAGGGAGCCTGTTAGAGGGCTGCTCCTGACTTAGGGCTTGATACCCGCCCCCTGGGCATCTGGCACGTGGCCTTGCTCCCCCCAACAAGCCCCTCCCCCTGCTTTGGCCCTTGGGGCTCCACCCCCACCCGCAGCCCGGCCTCCTCTCTGACTTGGCCCCCGGAGCCCGCCCCGCCCCTGTGCTGTGTCACCTGGAGCCTAAGGTCCCTTCCCGGCTCGGTGGGGACAGGAGAAGGAGGCACCGAGCATCTGAGGGCCGCGCCCACCCCTCATCAGGCCCCAGACCTGGGCGCACCTGGAAGAAAAGCTGACCCACTAAAGATAGACCCCAGGCCTGGCGCCCCGGTCAGGGCAGCAGCTGCCAGCAAGGGCCCATGTGTCCCCGGGAACGCCCCCGGAGGTGCAGCCCTGGCGCCCAGCCCACCTGGCGGGGCTCCGCCTTGCCTGAGCATGAGTCGCCCGCGGTTGGACCCTGTGCCCAAGGTGCCCTCTGCCCTCAGAAGAGGCGGGCTCCCTACCGATGTCCACAGGCTGGTCGGAGGGGGCGCGGGGCGGCGGCTGCTGCTTCCGCCGCACAATCTCCACGatcagaggggaggagaggcgCTCGAATTCCTTCATCATGATCACCTGGTTGAAGTGCGACTCCTTCACCACGAAGTTCAGGCAGTGCTCCTGCACACAGGCGGTGGGCCCCGGTCAGGACCCCCGGCCGGGCCGCagcgggaggggcgggggcgggggccgtCGGGGGACCCTGGCGGTACCTTGAGCTGGCCCAGCTGCAGCCGGGCGGCGCTCTCGCACACGACCAGCACGTTCTGCAGGTCCACCGAGGCCTCGATGTACTGGCGACACAGCTGCTCTAGGCGGCAGAGCTGGAAGCCCAGCGCGAGCTTGTACACGTCCATGATGAGCAGCACGTCCTCCACGTGACCTGCGCCCCCAGAGCCCCCGTGAGCCTTGGGCCGCGCGGGGGAACTGGGCCTGGGAGCCAGCGGCCGCCCCGCCTGCCCACCGGGGCCCGCCCACCGGGCCCCCCCGCCGCGGCGCGCCGACCTTTCCGCGGGTACTGGATCTTGTCGGTGTAGAGGAACTGCATGAGAACCTCGAACGGCCGCGCCTCCGCTTCGCGGATGGCCACGCGCAGCAGGGCCGGCCGGGCCGCTCCTGCAGCAGCCGCGGGGCCCTCCCTGGGCGCCGGGGCCGCCTCCTCCTCCAGTTTCTGTAGGCAGAGGAAGAGGGCTCAGGGCGCCACGGAAGCGGCAGGCGGGCCGGGGCAGGGGTGCCGCGGGGCGCGCGCGGCCTCAC harbors:
- the THAP7 gene encoding THAP domain-containing protein 7; translated protein: MPRHCSAAGCCTRDTRETRNRGISFHRLPKKDNPRRGLWLANCQRLDPSGQGLWDPASEYIYFCSKHFEENCFELVGISGYHRLKEGAVPTIFESFSKLRRTRTKGHGYPPGPPDVSRLRRCRKRCSEGRGPTTPFSPPPPADLTCFPVEEASAPAALSASPAGRLEPGLSSPFSDLLGPLGAQADEAGCSAQPSPERQPSPLEPRPVSPSAYMLRLPPPAGAYIQNEHSYQVGSALLWKRRAEAALDALDKAQRQLQACKRREQRLRLRLTKLQQERAREKRAQADARQTLKEHVQDFAMQLSSSMA